The proteins below come from a single Asanoa ferruginea genomic window:
- a CDS encoding DivIVA domain-containing protein, with amino-acid sequence MPLTPADVHNVAFKKPPIGKRGYDEEEVDAFLDEVERELARLIEENNELRAQVERGGPRGGAPAGPGADPRLAAELNDLKAQLDRIQRDKAAAEQAARAMQGELEQMRAQGAPVVGGDGEQQALRVLMMAQRTADDHVSDARREADKLLSDARTKAEEVTREARAKADALERDARQRHQEAMGGLDAKRTALQKHIEELKQFEREYRTRLKAYLESQLRDLDGRGQGLEAEMTRTDGNRSVASGAPGLATAGLAGSYGGAGRSGSLEAGR; translated from the coding sequence ATGCCGCTTACCCCGGCCGACGTGCATAACGTCGCCTTCAAGAAACCCCCGATCGGCAAACGGGGGTACGACGAGGAGGAGGTCGACGCATTCCTCGATGAGGTCGAGCGCGAGCTCGCCCGGCTGATCGAGGAGAACAACGAGCTGCGCGCCCAGGTCGAGCGTGGCGGACCCCGAGGCGGCGCGCCAGCCGGCCCGGGTGCCGACCCGCGACTGGCGGCGGAGCTCAACGACCTCAAGGCCCAGCTCGACCGGATCCAGCGTGACAAGGCCGCCGCTGAGCAGGCCGCCCGTGCCATGCAGGGCGAGCTCGAGCAGATGCGCGCCCAGGGCGCCCCGGTTGTGGGTGGCGATGGCGAGCAGCAGGCCCTCCGGGTCCTGATGATGGCCCAGCGCACGGCAGACGACCACGTGTCCGACGCCCGGCGCGAGGCCGACAAGCTGCTCTCCGACGCGCGCACCAAGGCCGAAGAGGTCACTCGCGAGGCGCGGGCCAAGGCCGACGCGCTCGAGCGTGACGCGCGGCAGCGGCACCAAGAGGCCATGGGCGGTCTCGACGCCAAGCGCACGGCGCTGCAGAAGCACATCGAAGAGCTCAAGCAGTTCGAACGGGAGTACCGCACCCGGCTCAAGGCCTACCTGGAGAGCCAGCTCCGCGACCTCGACGGTCGTGGGCAGGGGCTCGAGGCCGAGATGACCCGGACCGACGGCAATCGGTCTGTGGCGTCCGGCGCACCTGGTCTGGCCACCGCCGGTCTCGCGGGCTCCTACGGCGGCGCGGGACGCTCCGGCTCCCTCGAAGCCGGCCGCTAG
- a CDS encoding cell division protein SepF → MGALRKAGVWLGLVEEEDDDRGYDDGYEGRSGGSRSGDAGYRESRYRSNRYADEFADEEEEADDVPAVPRARSTRHSDRTPSRLEAAEAELAETRDAREARAERALERSSVRSITRSPAPESAAPVSYPTRDNLALAPQVQLRERAVVADDEQRYQITTLHPTTYREARTIGEHFRDGVPVIINLTEMDESDARRLVDFAAGLAFGLRGTIERVTNRVFLLSPANVQVTAEDKAKIAEGGFFTLP, encoded by the coding sequence ATGGGAGCGTTGCGAAAGGCGGGCGTCTGGCTCGGGCTGGTCGAAGAGGAAGACGACGACCGGGGCTATGACGACGGCTACGAGGGCCGGTCCGGCGGAAGCCGGTCCGGTGATGCCGGCTACCGCGAATCACGCTACCGGTCCAACCGGTACGCCGACGAGTTCGCCGATGAGGAAGAAGAGGCCGACGACGTGCCGGCGGTGCCGCGGGCGCGGTCGACCCGGCACAGCGACCGCACGCCGAGCCGCCTCGAGGCGGCCGAGGCCGAGCTGGCCGAGACGCGCGACGCCCGGGAGGCCCGCGCCGAGCGGGCGCTCGAGCGGTCCAGCGTGCGTTCGATCACCCGGTCACCGGCTCCGGAGAGCGCGGCGCCGGTGAGTTACCCCACCCGCGACAACCTCGCGCTGGCACCGCAGGTGCAGCTACGTGAACGCGCTGTAGTCGCCGACGACGAGCAGCGTTACCAGATCACGACGTTGCACCCGACCACCTATCGCGAAGCCCGCACTATCGGCGAGCATTTCCGGGACGGCGTTCCGGTGATCATCAACCTCACCGAAATGGATGAGTCGGATGCCCGCCGTCTGGTGGATTTTGCGGCGGGGTTGGCGTTCGGTCTGAGGGGTACCATCGAGCGCGTCACCAACCGGGTGTTCCTGCTTTCACCGGCCAACGTCCAGGTCACAGCCGAGGACAAGGCGAAGATCGCTGAAGGCGGTTTCTTCACCCTGCCATAG
- a CDS encoding YggS family pyridoxal phosphate-dependent enzyme: MSADDIRRAELAANLARVRARIDAARSTAGRTDEVTLVAVTKTYPASDVALLADLGVTEVGENRDQEAAPKAAEIGDRVRWHFVGQLQRNKVKSVSGYADVVQSVDSVRLATALDRAAAAHGRIVDVLLQVSLDADAHRGGAVPGDADPDRGLDPTAAAVADAGALRLAGLMAVAPLGVPPEKAFSRLAEIAAAFHVDHPTATVLSAGMSDDLESAVSYGATHVRIGSALLGKRH, translated from the coding sequence GTGAGTGCAGACGACATCCGGCGCGCCGAGCTGGCGGCCAACCTGGCGCGCGTGCGCGCCCGGATCGACGCCGCCCGCTCGACGGCCGGACGGACCGACGAGGTCACCCTGGTCGCGGTGACGAAGACCTACCCGGCCAGCGACGTCGCGTTGCTCGCCGACCTCGGCGTCACGGAGGTCGGCGAGAACCGTGACCAGGAGGCGGCGCCCAAGGCCGCCGAGATCGGTGACCGGGTCCGCTGGCACTTCGTCGGCCAGCTACAGCGCAACAAGGTCAAATCAGTCAGCGGGTACGCCGACGTCGTGCAGTCCGTCGACAGCGTCCGGCTGGCGACGGCGCTCGACCGCGCCGCCGCCGCGCACGGCCGGATCGTCGACGTGCTGCTCCAGGTGAGCCTCGACGCAGACGCGCACCGGGGCGGCGCGGTGCCCGGCGACGCCGACCCGGACCGGGGGCTCGACCCGACCGCGGCGGCCGTGGCCGACGCCGGCGCGCTGCGCCTCGCGGGCCTGATGGCGGTCGCGCCACTGGGTGTGCCGCCGGAGAAAGCGTTCTCCCGGCTGGCCGAGATCGCGGCCGCGTTCCATGTCGATCATCCGACAGCCACGGTCCTGTCGGCGGGAATGTCCGATGACCTGGAAAGCGCCGTTTCATACGGCGCGACACATGTGCGGATCGGTAGCGCGTTGCTCGGTAAGCGTCACTAG
- the ftsZ gene encoding cell division protein FtsZ, protein MTPPHNYLAVIKVVGIGGGGVNAVNRMIEVGLKGVEFIAINTDAQALLMSDADVKLDVGRELTRGLGAGANPDVGKSAAEDHRDEIEEVLKGADMVFVTCGEGGGTGTGGAPVVANIARKLGALTIGVVTRPFSFEGKRRQVQAEAGIDELRNQCDTLIVIPNDRLLALGDRGISMMDAFRQADQVLLSGVQGITDLITTPGLINLDFADVKSVMSGAGSALMGIGSARGDNRAVEAAEAAISSPLLEQSMDGARGVLLSIAGGSDLGLFEINDAAQLVTDAAHPDANIIFGAVIDDALGDEVRVTVIAAGFDGGTPAYKPAEQVRKTSQPQPVVTSTVTESVPPPVTPAQPARRVLFDDVDVPDFLKNGS, encoded by the coding sequence ATGACACCTCCGCACAACTACCTGGCGGTCATCAAGGTCGTCGGCATCGGTGGCGGTGGCGTCAACGCCGTCAACCGGATGATCGAGGTCGGCCTCAAGGGCGTCGAGTTCATCGCCATCAACACCGACGCGCAGGCGCTGCTGATGAGCGACGCCGACGTCAAGCTCGACGTCGGCCGCGAGTTGACCCGGGGCCTCGGCGCCGGCGCCAACCCCGACGTCGGTAAGAGCGCCGCCGAAGACCACCGCGACGAGATCGAAGAGGTGCTCAAGGGCGCCGACATGGTGTTCGTGACCTGTGGCGAGGGCGGCGGCACCGGCACCGGCGGTGCCCCGGTGGTGGCCAACATCGCCCGCAAGCTCGGCGCGCTGACCATCGGCGTGGTGACCCGGCCGTTCTCCTTCGAGGGCAAGCGCCGCCAGGTGCAGGCCGAGGCCGGCATCGACGAGCTGCGCAACCAGTGCGACACGCTGATCGTGATTCCCAACGACCGGCTGCTGGCGCTCGGCGACCGCGGCATCAGCATGATGGACGCGTTCCGCCAGGCCGACCAGGTGCTGCTCTCCGGTGTCCAGGGGATCACCGACCTGATCACCACGCCCGGCCTGATCAACCTCGACTTCGCCGACGTGAAGAGCGTCATGAGCGGTGCCGGCAGCGCCCTGATGGGCATCGGCAGCGCGCGCGGCGACAACCGCGCCGTCGAGGCCGCCGAGGCCGCCATCTCCAGCCCGCTGCTGGAGCAGAGCATGGACGGCGCGCGCGGCGTGCTGCTCTCCATCGCCGGCGGGTCCGACCTGGGCCTGTTCGAGATCAACGACGCGGCACAGCTGGTCACCGACGCGGCCCACCCCGACGCCAACATCATCTTCGGCGCGGTCATCGACGACGCGCTCGGCGACGAGGTGCGGGTCACCGTCATCGCGGCGGGCTTCGACGGCGGCACGCCCGCCTACAAGCCGGCCGAGCAGGTGCGCAAGACCAGCCAGCCGCAGCCGGTGGTGACCAGCACGGTCACCGAGTCGGTGCCGCCGCCGGTGACCCCGGCCCAGCCGGCCCGCCGGGTGCTCTTCGACGACGTGGATGTCCCTGACTTCCTGAAGAACGGCTCTTAA
- a CDS encoding YggT family protein: protein MISIVFQVLYLLLYFFLITLLARFVLSAVLQYGRRWQPSRGAAAGLEVVWSVTDPPLKALRRVIPPLRIGNLSIDLASLVLLVILFVLMTFVVERWI, encoded by the coding sequence GTGATCTCGATTGTGTTCCAGGTTCTCTACCTGCTGTTGTACTTCTTCCTGATCACTCTGCTCGCACGATTCGTATTGAGCGCGGTGCTCCAATACGGCCGTCGTTGGCAACCAAGTCGAGGTGCGGCCGCCGGACTCGAAGTGGTGTGGAGCGTCACCGATCCGCCCCTCAAGGCGTTGAGGCGTGTGATCCCACCACTGCGGATCGGTAACCTGAGCATCGACCTCGCTTCCCTTGTGCTCTTGGTTATTCTGTTCGTGCTGATGACGTTCGTGGTGGAGCGCTGGATCTGA
- the murC gene encoding UDP-N-acetylmuramate--L-alanine ligase: MAGLNIADFTPAGTLAAEDLGRVHLIGVGGVGMSGLARLLLTRGIPTSGSELREWPALAGLRALGGTIHMRHVPENLDDVDTVVYSTAIPQDHLELEEARRRGLRIMHRSEALAAAMTGRRTVAVAGTHGKTTTTSMITLILQHAGFDPSFVIGGEISEVGSNAHHGSGDLFVAEADESDRSFLLYRPFVSIITNIDADHLNTYGDLAGLEAAFLEFARLTDPAGFVVLCADNDGTRRLAETLRAEGRKVLTYGTADDADLRLSDISSSVLGVRYQAALHGRPVGEVRLPVPGGHFGLNSAAAVLAAVELGVSLPVTVEALAVFPGVRRRFERRGVANGVVVYDEYAYHPVSVTAALETLREVAAGGRLVVVFQPYRVYRTRDMETELAAALALADEAIILEVFGPGETRGPGEGGVALTAAIGLPPAHKVFVPDWDAVPGEVVRRAHPGDLVVTMGAPPSSLLGDELLAALTAADPAVGGSVSPVAG; the protein is encoded by the coding sequence GTGGCAGGGCTCAACATCGCGGACTTCACCCCGGCAGGCACCCTGGCCGCGGAAGACCTGGGCAGGGTGCACCTGATCGGCGTGGGCGGTGTCGGCATGAGCGGGCTGGCCCGGCTGCTGCTGACGCGGGGCATCCCGACGTCCGGCAGCGAGCTGCGCGAGTGGCCGGCGCTGGCCGGGCTGCGGGCCCTGGGCGGCACCATCCACATGCGGCACGTGCCGGAAAACCTCGACGACGTCGACACCGTGGTCTACTCGACCGCGATCCCGCAGGACCACCTCGAGCTCGAAGAGGCGCGCCGGCGCGGGCTGCGGATCATGCACCGCTCCGAGGCGCTCGCCGCGGCGATGACCGGGCGGCGCACCGTCGCGGTGGCCGGCACCCACGGCAAGACCACCACCACCTCGATGATCACGCTGATCCTCCAGCACGCCGGGTTCGACCCGTCGTTCGTGATCGGCGGCGAGATCTCCGAGGTCGGCTCCAACGCACACCACGGCAGCGGCGACCTGTTCGTGGCCGAGGCCGACGAGAGCGACCGGTCGTTCCTGCTCTACCGGCCGTTCGTCTCGATCATCACCAACATCGACGCCGACCACCTCAACACCTACGGCGACCTGGCCGGGCTCGAGGCCGCCTTCCTGGAGTTCGCCCGGCTGACCGACCCGGCCGGCTTCGTGGTGCTGTGCGCCGACAACGACGGCACCCGGCGGCTGGCCGAGACGCTGCGCGCCGAGGGCCGCAAGGTGCTCACCTACGGCACCGCCGACGACGCCGACCTGCGGCTGTCCGACATCTCCTCGTCGGTGCTCGGCGTGCGCTACCAGGCCGCCCTGCACGGCCGGCCGGTCGGCGAGGTCCGGCTGCCGGTGCCCGGCGGGCACTTCGGGCTCAACAGCGCGGCCGCCGTGCTGGCCGCGGTCGAGCTGGGCGTGTCGCTGCCGGTCACGGTGGAGGCCCTGGCCGTGTTCCCCGGCGTACGCCGCCGGTTCGAACGCCGGGGCGTTGCCAACGGCGTCGTCGTCTACGACGAATACGCCTACCACCCGGTGTCGGTGACGGCGGCGCTGGAGACGCTGCGCGAGGTCGCCGCTGGTGGCCGCCTCGTGGTGGTCTTCCAGCCCTACCGGGTCTACCGCACCCGCGACATGGAGACCGAGCTCGCCGCGGCCCTCGCGCTGGCCGACGAGGCGATCATCCTCGAGGTCTTCGGCCCGGGCGAGACCCGCGGCCCGGGGGAGGGTGGCGTCGCGCTGACCGCGGCGATCGGCCTGCCACCCGCACACAAGGTGTTCGTGCCCGACTGGGACGCCGTGCCGGGCGAGGTGGTCCGCCGGGCACACCCCGGCGACCTGGTGGTGACGATGGGCGCACCGCCCAGCTCGCTGCTCGGTGACGAGTTGCTCGCCGCCCTGACGGCGGCCGACCCGGCCGTGGGCGGTTCGGTGTCGCCGGTCGCCGGCTGA
- a CDS encoding cell division protein FtsQ/DivIB — protein MTVRPGGGAPERRRWTLVRAGSDAMPSSVRRFMRRARRRRVRAALPWAVGAASLAVLGLLAWAIFGSSLLGVRAIAVDGTSLVAPDEVRAAAAVRSGAPLARLDLDAVAARVGALPAVEKATVTRDWPGGLTIVVLERTAEAVVPQGKRFLVVDRFGVVFQDLNRRPAHLPLLRLADPRGNPDAVKGAVAVIAALSPAVRRQLVDVSVAGPAQISLKLAGGRTVVWGDASRNADKATVTTALLQRDGKTIDVSDPEVVTIR, from the coding sequence ATGACCGTCCGGCCCGGCGGCGGCGCGCCCGAGCGGCGCCGCTGGACCCTGGTCCGGGCCGGCAGCGACGCGATGCCGTCGTCGGTGCGCCGGTTCATGCGCCGGGCCCGGCGCCGGCGGGTGCGTGCCGCGCTGCCCTGGGCGGTGGGCGCGGCCAGCCTCGCCGTGCTCGGCCTGCTGGCCTGGGCGATCTTCGGCTCCAGCCTGCTCGGCGTCCGCGCGATCGCGGTCGACGGCACGTCGCTGGTCGCTCCCGACGAGGTGCGGGCCGCGGCGGCCGTCCGCTCCGGCGCACCGCTGGCCCGACTCGATCTCGACGCGGTCGCCGCACGGGTGGGCGCGCTGCCGGCCGTGGAGAAGGCGACCGTCACCCGCGACTGGCCCGGCGGGCTGACCATCGTCGTGCTGGAGCGCACGGCCGAGGCGGTGGTGCCGCAGGGCAAGCGGTTCCTGGTGGTCGACCGCTTCGGCGTGGTGTTCCAGGACCTCAACCGCCGGCCGGCCCACCTGCCGCTGCTGCGGCTGGCCGACCCGCGGGGCAACCCCGACGCGGTCAAGGGTGCGGTGGCCGTGATCGCGGCGCTGTCGCCGGCCGTCCGCCGTCAGTTGGTCGACGTGAGCGTGGCCGGGCCGGCGCAGATCAGCCTCAAGCTGGCCGGCGGACGCACCGTGGTTTGGGGCGACGCGAGCCGCAACGCCGACAAGGCGACGGTGACCACGGCGTTGCTGCAACGCGACGGAAAGACGATTGACGTCAGCGATCCCGAGGTCGTCACGATCCGCTGA
- a CDS encoding potassium/proton antiporter, with product MTEDLNLALLLGAGVLLVAVAAVRLSTRLGLPSLLVYLGLGLLIGESGLGIQFEDVSLTRTLGFAALIVIIAEGGLTARWSTLRPVLGVSLTLATVGVAVSIAVVGLAVHLLLGLGWQLSLLYGAVVASTDAAAVFATLRKLRLPARLVATVEAESGINDAPVVLVVVLLSTVGPFVHPWWWEVLVIIYELVAGGAIGFVVGIGGRWVLRRAALPSSGLYPIAVIGLTVLAYAAGSVAHASGFLAVYVAGVVLGNARLPHRQAILGFADGLAWLAQIGLFVLLGLLASPARLDNVLIPALVVGVALVFFARPLSVLVSAIPFGVPLRAQAFLAWAGLRGAVPVVLATIPLSANYPGAERLFDVVFVLVLIFTALQATTIAPVARALRVMAPGEAAELSVETAPLERMGADLLQLEVPQGSMLAGVHLDELRLPVGASVTLVLRDGTGIVPGPDFRLKVGDSMLIVATAAVRDAAERRLRAVSRRGRLARWFAEYGEERR from the coding sequence GTGACCGAGGATCTGAACCTCGCCCTGCTCCTCGGGGCGGGGGTGCTGCTCGTGGCGGTGGCCGCGGTGCGGCTGTCGACCCGGCTCGGCCTGCCCAGCCTCCTGGTCTACCTGGGGCTCGGCCTGCTGATCGGCGAGTCCGGGCTGGGCATCCAGTTCGAAGACGTGTCGCTGACCCGCACCCTCGGCTTCGCCGCCCTGATCGTGATCATCGCCGAGGGCGGCCTGACCGCGCGCTGGTCGACCCTGCGCCCGGTGCTCGGCGTCTCGCTCACCCTGGCCACGGTCGGCGTCGCGGTGAGCATCGCGGTGGTCGGGCTCGCCGTACACCTGCTGCTCGGTCTGGGTTGGCAGTTGTCCCTGCTCTATGGGGCGGTGGTCGCGTCGACCGACGCCGCGGCGGTGTTCGCGACGCTGCGCAAGCTGCGCCTGCCGGCGCGCCTGGTGGCCACCGTCGAGGCCGAGTCCGGCATCAACGACGCGCCGGTCGTGCTGGTCGTCGTGCTGCTGTCCACCGTCGGGCCGTTCGTCCACCCGTGGTGGTGGGAAGTCCTCGTGATCATCTACGAGCTGGTGGCCGGCGGGGCGATCGGTTTCGTGGTCGGCATCGGCGGGCGCTGGGTGCTGCGCCGCGCGGCCCTGCCGTCGTCGGGCCTCTACCCGATCGCGGTGATCGGGCTCACGGTGCTGGCCTACGCGGCCGGTTCGGTCGCGCACGCGTCCGGCTTCCTGGCCGTCTACGTCGCCGGCGTGGTGCTCGGCAACGCCCGGCTGCCACACCGGCAGGCCATCCTGGGCTTCGCCGACGGTCTGGCGTGGCTCGCTCAGATCGGCCTGTTCGTGCTGCTCGGCCTGCTCGCCTCGCCCGCCCGGCTCGACAACGTGCTGATCCCGGCGCTGGTGGTCGGCGTCGCGCTGGTCTTCTTCGCACGGCCGCTGTCGGTGCTGGTCTCGGCGATCCCGTTCGGCGTGCCGCTGCGCGCCCAGGCCTTCCTGGCCTGGGCCGGCCTGCGCGGTGCGGTCCCGGTCGTGTTGGCGACCATCCCGCTGTCGGCCAACTACCCGGGGGCGGAACGGCTGTTCGACGTGGTCTTCGTGCTGGTGTTGATCTTCACCGCGCTCCAGGCGACGACGATCGCTCCGGTCGCCCGGGCGCTGCGGGTGATGGCGCCGGGGGAGGCCGCGGAGCTGTCGGTGGAGACGGCGCCGCTGGAGCGGATGGGTGCTGACCTGCTCCAGCTGGAGGTGCCGCAGGGCTCGATGCTGGCCGGGGTGCACCTCGACGAGCTGCGCCTGCCGGTCGGCGCCTCGGTGACCCTGGTGCTCCGCGACGGCACGGGCATCGTGCCGGGCCCCGACTTCCGCCTGAAGG
- a CDS encoding FtsW/RodA/SpoVE family cell cycle protein, with protein MGEEAKPAKAAAQARRSLFDGGLAALRGLLARPLASYYLLISSAGLLLVIGLTMVFSATGPRDIADDGNAFAALAKQGMFAAIGLVAFWVCQRLPASTFRALARPVLGISIAVLLFLNGLNALAAVRGVTVVHLGPIQNDKLWLHIGSIQVQPSEFLKLGLILWAADVIARKGPTLNQWRELAMPLFPVVALLFLLVGYEDLGTMLILLAIVVGLLWAAGVRMRVFASLSLVGLVGIGGLIAAASGTGSEGEGGNYRFARLLTFFNPPTNCADSGCYQGIQARYAIDNGGWFGVGLGEGRLKWNWLPAADNDFIFAVIAEELGVMGCVVVLALFGVIAYTGLRIARRINDPFRRLVAAALTTWLVAQALVNIGGVVGLIPITGVPLPFISDGGSALVANLAGVGILASFARAEPDAARALHARPPARWVRLLWAPLPPMPSAPAASRPAVPAAGRATRERAGVSGERRR; from the coding sequence GTGGGGGAGGAAGCGAAACCGGCCAAGGCCGCCGCGCAGGCGCGCCGCTCGCTGTTCGACGGCGGGCTGGCGGCGCTGCGCGGGTTGCTCGCACGCCCGCTGGCCTCCTACTACCTGCTGATCTCGAGCGCCGGCCTGCTGCTGGTCATCGGCCTCACCATGGTCTTCTCCGCGACCGGCCCGCGCGACATCGCCGACGACGGCAACGCGTTCGCCGCGCTGGCCAAGCAGGGCATGTTCGCCGCGATCGGGCTGGTGGCGTTCTGGGTCTGCCAGCGGTTGCCGGCGAGCACCTTCCGGGCGCTGGCCCGGCCGGTCCTGGGCATCTCCATCGCGGTGCTGCTGTTCCTCAACGGGCTCAACGCGCTGGCCGCGGTCCGGGGTGTCACGGTGGTGCACCTCGGCCCGATCCAGAACGACAAGCTGTGGCTGCACATCGGCTCGATCCAGGTGCAGCCCTCCGAGTTCCTCAAGCTCGGCCTGATCCTCTGGGCGGCCGACGTGATCGCCCGCAAGGGCCCGACGCTCAACCAGTGGCGCGAGCTGGCCATGCCGCTGTTCCCGGTCGTCGCGCTGCTGTTCCTGCTGGTCGGCTACGAAGACCTGGGCACCATGCTGATCCTGCTGGCCATCGTGGTCGGCCTGCTGTGGGCGGCCGGCGTGCGGATGCGGGTCTTCGCCAGCCTGTCGCTGGTCGGCCTGGTCGGCATCGGCGGCCTGATCGCGGCGGCGTCCGGCACGGGTTCGGAAGGGGAGGGCGGCAACTACCGCTTCGCCCGGTTGCTGACCTTCTTCAACCCACCGACCAACTGCGCCGACAGCGGCTGCTACCAGGGCATCCAGGCCCGTTACGCGATCGACAACGGCGGCTGGTTCGGGGTCGGGCTGGGTGAGGGCCGGCTCAAGTGGAACTGGCTGCCGGCGGCCGACAACGACTTCATCTTCGCCGTGATCGCCGAAGAACTCGGCGTGATGGGCTGCGTGGTGGTGCTCGCCCTGTTCGGCGTGATCGCCTACACCGGCCTGCGGATCGCCCGCCGGATCAACGACCCGTTCCGCCGCCTCGTCGCGGCCGCGCTCACCACCTGGCTGGTCGCACAGGCGCTGGTCAACATCGGTGGCGTGGTCGGCCTGATCCCGATCACCGGCGTGCCGCTGCCGTTCATCTCCGACGGCGGCAGCGCGCTCGTGGCCAACCTCGCCGGCGTCGGCATCCTGGCGTCGTTCGCCCGCGCCGAACCCGATGCCGCCCGTGCCCTGCATGCCCGCCCGCCGGCCCGGTGGGTCCGGCTACTCTGGGCCCCGCTGCCTCCGATGCCCTCGGCACCGGCGGCGAGCCGTCCGGCGGTGCCCGCCGCCGGGCGTGCCACGCGGGAACGCGCTGGCGTGAGCGGCGAGAGGAGACGGTGA
- a CDS encoding DUF167 domain-containing protein, giving the protein MVSRSVVVAVRVKPGASRARVGGRHDGPHGPALVVAVTARAVDGAATSAACRAVAEALGLRDRAVSLKTGAASRDKLFTVELPDGAPGDTALHRVALLRQTET; this is encoded by the coding sequence ATGGTCAGCAGGTCTGTCGTGGTAGCCGTCCGGGTGAAGCCGGGGGCTTCGCGTGCCCGGGTCGGGGGACGCCACGACGGTCCACATGGGCCGGCCCTGGTGGTGGCGGTGACCGCGCGGGCGGTCGACGGCGCGGCGACCTCGGCGGCGTGCCGGGCGGTGGCCGAGGCGCTCGGGCTACGTGACCGGGCCGTGTCGCTCAAGACCGGCGCGGCGAGCCGCGACAAGCTGTTCACCGTCGAACTCCCCGACGGCGCGCCCGGTGACACGGCGCTGCACCGGGTGGCGCTGCTCCGTCAGACGGAGACGTGA
- the murG gene encoding undecaprenyldiphospho-muramoylpentapeptide beta-N-acetylglucosaminyltransferase gives MGPLRSVVLAGGGTGGHIYPLLAFADCLRRHDPSVRITCLGTPKGLENELIPPHGYDLRQIPAFQLPRSINMALLRTPDRMLSSSRAAGKVLDEVRADVVVGFGGYVSVPGYLAAWRREVPIVIHEVNVPPGVANRMGMRFTKHVAVGFPHQPKQADSLKDARVVGVPLRTSISHLDRRTASAAARAHFGLRPDLPVLFVSGGSQGARSINLAVAGAAKELSRAGVQVLHVIGARNEPVSVPNDLPVPYVTVPYLSEMELGYAAADLMLSRGGAMTVAEVCAIGLPTIYVPYPYSNQEQSRNAQPVVDAGGGLLVEDGEMTPAWVERTIIPLLRDPHRLAAMGHAAAGYGRRDGDEALLDFVYEAATHG, from the coding sequence ATGGGTCCGCTGCGGTCGGTCGTGCTGGCTGGTGGAGGGACGGGTGGCCACATCTATCCGTTGCTCGCCTTCGCCGACTGTCTCCGGCGGCACGATCCATCGGTCCGGATCACCTGCCTCGGCACGCCCAAGGGCCTGGAAAACGAGCTCATCCCGCCGCACGGCTACGACCTGCGGCAGATCCCGGCGTTCCAGCTCCCCCGGTCGATCAACATGGCGCTGCTGCGTACCCCTGACCGGATGTTGAGCTCTTCCCGCGCGGCCGGCAAGGTCCTCGACGAGGTCCGCGCCGACGTGGTGGTCGGTTTCGGCGGTTACGTCTCGGTGCCCGGCTACCTGGCCGCGTGGCGCCGCGAGGTGCCGATCGTGATCCACGAGGTCAACGTGCCGCCGGGGGTCGCCAACCGGATGGGCATGCGGTTCACCAAGCACGTCGCGGTCGGCTTCCCGCACCAGCCCAAGCAGGCCGACTCGCTGAAGGACGCCCGGGTGGTCGGCGTGCCGCTGCGCACCTCGATCTCCCACCTCGACCGGCGGACCGCGTCGGCCGCCGCCCGGGCCCACTTCGGCCTGCGGCCCGACCTGCCGGTGCTGTTCGTCTCCGGCGGCTCACAGGGCGCCCGGTCGATCAACCTCGCCGTCGCCGGTGCCGCCAAGGAGCTGTCCCGGGCCGGCGTGCAGGTGCTGCACGTGATCGGCGCGCGCAACGAGCCGGTCTCGGTGCCCAACGACCTGCCGGTGCCCTACGTGACCGTGCCCTACCTGAGCGAGATGGAGCTCGGGTACGCGGCCGCCGACCTGATGCTGAGCCGGGGCGGCGCGATGACCGTGGCCGAGGTGTGCGCGATCGGCCTGCCGACCATCTACGTGCCCTACCCCTACAGCAACCAGGAGCAGAGCCGCAACGCGCAGCCCGTGGTCGACGCGGGCGGCGGGCTGCTGGTCGAAGACGGCGAGATGACGCCGGCCTGGGTCGAGCGCACCATCATCCCGTTGCTGCGCGACCCGCACCGGCTGGCCGCCATGGGCCACGCCGCCGCGGGCTACGGCCGGCGCGACGGTGACGAGGCACTGCTCGACTTCGTTTACGAAGCGGCGACGCACGGCTGA